One genomic region from Campylobacter concisus encodes:
- a CDS encoding GNAT family N-acetyltransferase, whose product MIERANLSDLEAITQIYNDYILERSATADMRPVSTKEREPWFNAHGGSRPIFIYKENDEILGYCSLSDFNPKIAYDISVEISIYVAKKAIKKGIGKQLLAHSLNEARGLNLKNIIALIFSKNKASLGLFLKFGFEKWGELPGVCLMDGEYKDVVILGLKL is encoded by the coding sequence CGATCACGCAAATTTATAATGACTACATATTAGAAAGAAGTGCGACTGCTGATATGCGGCCAGTTAGCACAAAGGAGCGAGAGCCTTGGTTTAACGCCCACGGCGGCTCGCGCCCTATCTTTATCTACAAAGAAAATGATGAAATTTTAGGCTACTGCTCGCTAAGTGACTTTAACCCCAAAATCGCTTACGATATAAGCGTAGAGATAAGCATCTATGTCGCTAAAAAAGCCATTAAAAAGGGCATCGGCAAGCAGCTTTTAGCCCACAGCCTAAATGAAGCTAGAGGGCTAAATTTAAAAAACATCATCGCGCTAATCTTTAGCAAAAACAAAGCAAGCCTTGGGCTGTTTTTGAAATTTGGCTTTGAAAAATGGGGCGAACTGCCTGGCGTTTGCCTGATGGATGGCGAGTACAAAGATGTCGTTATCTTGGGGCTAAAGCTCTAA
- a CDS encoding tyrosine-type recombinase/integrase, translating into MPKLSRQLTITQFKNLKAKEKPYFVSDGDNLLIKIMPNGTKFFIYEFRENGKRHRLTLGKYDEMSLSEARDKRSELRLKLNQGESLTQTAEKTKFKAVFEAWYKTKSKLSEKQQFWMKRRFEALLLPKLGEMDIKEISRKDIIAAISPLLEDEKLETADRVLSILSGFFKYALLHEYVDHNIIADIDKKTLLGRREVKHFAYLKNDDEIRAVLMAIRDYFGDIRVKTCAVFQLYTAVRGQNARNAKWSQIDFENCLWHIPADEMKTAKPHEVFLSKSVINLLKTYRERLPLKSELIFPSIKSNIAPLSDNTIRVMLRNLGFNKDMVTPHGFRATFSTIANENIDKHGCNSDVIELCLAHVENNKVKDAYNHAKNLKARAKLMQWWSNYLDSLGGFA; encoded by the coding sequence ATGCCTAAACTATCACGCCAACTCACGATCACGCAATTTAAAAATCTAAAAGCCAAAGAGAAGCCATATTTTGTCAGCGACGGCGATAACCTGCTAATTAAAATAATGCCAAACGGCACAAAATTTTTCATATATGAGTTTCGAGAAAATGGCAAACGTCACCGCCTAACTCTTGGCAAATATGATGAAATGAGCCTAAGCGAGGCAAGAGATAAAAGAAGCGAGCTAAGATTAAAACTCAATCAAGGCGAGAGCCTAACGCAAACAGCAGAAAAAACAAAATTTAAAGCAGTATTTGAAGCGTGGTATAAAACAAAAAGTAAGTTGAGTGAAAAGCAGCAGTTTTGGATGAAAAGGCGGTTTGAAGCGTTGTTATTACCAAAACTTGGCGAGATGGACATAAAAGAGATAAGCAGAAAAGACATAATAGCTGCCATTAGCCCCCTGCTCGAGGACGAAAAGCTAGAAACAGCCGATAGAGTGCTAAGTATATTAAGCGGCTTTTTCAAATATGCTCTATTACACGAGTATGTAGATCACAATATAATAGCGGATATTGACAAAAAGACACTATTGGGGCGTAGAGAAGTGAAACATTTTGCCTACCTAAAAAACGATGATGAGATAAGAGCCGTATTAATGGCGATAAGAGATTATTTTGGGGATATAAGGGTAAAAACTTGTGCGGTTTTTCAACTATATACCGCAGTAAGAGGGCAAAATGCCAGAAATGCCAAATGGTCGCAGATAGATTTTGAAAATTGCCTTTGGCATATCCCAGCTGACGAGATGAAAACGGCAAAGCCCCACGAAGTATTTTTAAGTAAAAGTGTAATCAACCTATTAAAAACATATCGTGAGCGCTTGCCTTTAAAAAGTGAGTTAATTTTTCCGTCCATAAAATCAAACATTGCCCCACTAAGTGACAACACTATCCGTGTAATGCTTAGAAATCTAGGTTTTAATAAGGATATGGTAACTCCACACGGCTTTAGAGCCACGTTTAGCACGATCGCCAACGAAAACATAGATAAGCACGGCTGCAATAGTGATGTTATTGAGCTTTGCCTAGCACACGTTGAGAACAACAAGGTTAAAGACGCATACAACCACGCCAAAAATTTAAAAGCAAGAGCTAAGCTTATGCAGTGGTGGAGTAATTATTTAGATAGTTTGGGCGGTTTTGCCTGA
- a CDS encoding YopX family protein: MRPRYRVWDKEEKKMIYDAESTYDGDPVSYVTSFGGILDCPDFFDVMQDTGLKDKDGKRIYAGDILTWGNNVIAEVYWADDLAMFRCIVEGTEEFDLFAFNQEASIIGNIHENKELLDE; encoded by the coding sequence ATGAGACCAAGATATAGAGTTTGGGATAAAGAAGAAAAGAAAATGATATATGACGCAGAGAGCACCTATGACGGCGACCCTGTTAGCTACGTAACGTCTTTTGGAGGAATACTAGATTGTCCTGACTTTTTTGATGTTATGCAAGACACTGGCTTAAAAGACAAAGACGGCAAAAGAATTTACGCAGGGGATATTCTCACTTGGGGTAATAATGTAATTGCTGAAGTTTATTGGGCTGATGATTTAGCAATGTTTAGGTGCATCGTGGAAGGTACGGAAGAGTTTGACCTTTTTGCCTTTAATCAAGAAGCTTCTATTATTGGCAATATCCACGAGAATAAGGAGTTATTAGATGAGTAG
- a CDS encoding helix-turn-helix domain-containing protein — protein MSKKYFIVKTDADQSIAQLVEDGFFEEWCQTPKKSMEMGDVVFLYDMNLTGEAKDKKWLPFKCVAELTDVGKETMSLRLLYEIDYTKLKFDKDEKVIVAKMQQGSDGVYELKEQGIISKLEEQNNENIVKRVCKELNITQRELAEIIKVNPGTPAQWVSKGEVPPTYQYLLELMLENKHLKEKIAKLTAFKELLNEI, from the coding sequence ATGAGTAAAAAATATTTTATTGTAAAAACGGATGCAGATCAATCAATAGCTCAGCTTGTCGAAGACGGTTTTTTTGAAGAATGGTGCCAAACCCCTAAAAAAAGCATGGAGATGGGCGACGTCGTTTTCTTATATGATATGAATTTAACGGGAGAAGCTAAGGATAAAAAGTGGCTACCTTTTAAATGCGTTGCTGAGCTGACGGACGTAGGCAAAGAAACGATGAGCCTGAGACTTCTGTATGAAATCGACTACACAAAACTAAAATTCGATAAAGACGAAAAGGTGATCGTAGCGAAAATGCAACAAGGGAGCGACGGGGTTTACGAGCTTAAAGAGCAAGGAATCATATCCAAGCTAGAGGAACAAAACAACGAAAACATCGTTAAGCGCGTATGTAAAGAGCTAAACATCACGCAACGAGAGCTGGCGGAGATTATTAAGGTAAATCCCGGCACGCCTGCGCAGTGGGTAAGCAAAGGAGAAGTGCCGCCGACATATCAATACCTTTTAGAGCTTATGCTAGAAAATAAGCACCTAAAAGAAAAAATTGCTAAGCTTACGGCATTTAAGGAGCTGCTAAACGAAATTTAG
- the ssb gene encoding single-stranded DNA-binding protein, with amino-acid sequence MFNRVVLVGNLTKPIELRYTQGGAAIGSSGIAVTRKYTLNGEKREETCFIDLTFFGKQAEVSNQYLQKGSKLLVEGRLKFDQWQDSNGQNRSKHSVAVEVMEMLGEPKQSNQGYQQRPQQIAPKKPQQQKPPESYDVPDVDIDADKYDDGDETIPF; translated from the coding sequence ATGTTTAATAGAGTAGTTTTAGTCGGAAACTTAACAAAACCGATCGAGCTACGCTACACCCAAGGCGGCGCGGCAATAGGCAGTTCGGGCATTGCCGTAACTCGCAAATATACGCTAAATGGCGAAAAACGCGAGGAAACGTGCTTTATTGATCTCACGTTTTTCGGTAAGCAAGCGGAAGTAAGTAACCAATACCTACAAAAGGGAAGTAAGCTTTTAGTCGAGGGTCGATTAAAATTCGACCAATGGCAGGATAGCAACGGGCAAAACAGAAGTAAGCATAGTGTCGCTGTGGAAGTAATGGAAATGTTAGGCGAGCCGAAGCAAAGCAATCAAGGCTATCAGCAACGTCCGCAACAAATAGCTCCTAAGAAACCGCAACAGCAAAAACCGCCTGAAAGTTACGATGTGCCTGACGTAGACATTGATGCCGACAAATACGACGACGGCGACGAAACGATACCGTTTTAA
- a CDS encoding phage regulatory protein/antirepressor Ant, which produces MENLIINNQEIKLEVADGQIWTTSLQIADVFEKRHDHIIAKIRELPQDEFTAPNFRVSEYADSTGRKLPMYKMTRDGFSLLVMGFTGERAYQWKVKFIKAFNLMEQKLKNPFNVPRNYKEALELAITQIDKIEALEAQRLADMPKLIFAEAVEASATSALIGDFVKTLCDSEIRVGRNRVFKWLRDEKYLMIDNLPYQKWVEAGYFEVIPQIIVTPKGNKEKFTTRITAKGQVALSVKIVNAFKIAA; this is translated from the coding sequence ATGGAAAACCTAATCATCAACAACCAAGAGATCAAGTTGGAAGTAGCCGACGGTCAAATCTGGACTACTTCTCTACAAATTGCAGACGTCTTTGAAAAAAGACATGACCATATTATAGCCAAAATAAGGGAGCTGCCACAAGACGAATTCACTGCCCCGAATTTTCGGGTGAGTGAATACGCAGATAGCACGGGGCGTAAATTACCGATGTATAAGATGACTCGCGACGGCTTTTCATTGCTTGTTATGGGCTTTACAGGCGAGCGTGCCTATCAATGGAAAGTTAAGTTTATCAAAGCGTTTAACTTAATGGAGCAAAAACTAAAAAATCCGTTTAACGTTCCGCGTAACTATAAAGAGGCTTTAGAGCTAGCGATAACCCAAATAGACAAAATCGAAGCGTTAGAAGCGCAACGCCTTGCCGATATGCCAAAACTTATTTTTGCTGAAGCCGTCGAGGCTAGCGCTACAAGTGCATTAATAGGCGACTTTGTAAAAACTCTTTGTGATAGTGAAATAAGGGTGGGTCGCAATAGGGTCTTTAAGTGGCTAAGAGATGAAAAATACTTAATGATCGACAACTTGCCTTATCAAAAATGGGTAGAGGCTGGATATTTTGAAGTTATCCCGCAAATCATAGTAACACCAAAAGGCAATAAAGAAAAATTCACAACTAGGATAACAGCTAAAGGGCAAGTCGCACTAAGTGTAAAAATAGTAAATGCTTTTAAGATAGCAGCATAA
- a CDS encoding TFIIB-type zinc ribbon-containing protein — MYKCPNCGSSSIKKERIYVEEAGREIDTGDRICQDCGFVGTSNEFNRDIYDQELDDEISDHPNLHIPKENLIKATCKELNLTYKQLGEMIGYGEGAIKNSASTGNVSEPMAHAIKMYKRILELERDIADSEAVKENLKKWLK; from the coding sequence ATGTATAAATGCCCAAACTGCGGAAGTTCTAGTATAAAAAAAGAGCGAATTTATGTCGAAGAAGCTGGACGAGAAATCGATACTGGCGATAGAATATGTCAAGATTGTGGATTTGTTGGTACATCTAATGAATTTAACCGAGACATATACGATCAAGAGTTAGATGATGAAATTTCCGATCATCCAAATTTGCATATACCCAAAGAAAATCTAATCAAAGCTACCTGCAAAGAGCTAAATTTAACCTACAAGCAACTTGGCGAAATGATAGGGTATGGCGAGGGCGCGATTAAAAATTCAGCCTCGACGGGCAACGTAAGCGAGCCTATGGCGCACGCCATCAAGATGTATAAGCGGATATTAGAACTTGAGCGCGACATAGCCGACAGCGAAGCCGTAAAAGAGAATTTGAAAAAGTGGCTAAAATAA
- a CDS encoding PD-(D/E)XK nuclease-like domain-containing protein gives MLTNKEYHARPEISKSDLDLLAKSPLHLKMKNELRSEPTKALLLGSAVHKLVLEPKDFSNEFCVEPEIDKRTKEGKAIYNDFLENLGDKTSLDIDTFGSAVEIANAVNSMRETAIFLKDGLAEQSYFSEIEGVAVKCRPDFYNEKMGAVIDLKTTSDASATGFARSVASFNYHVQAAFYSDILRSLGKEVNYFLFIAVETKAPYFVGFYELDAAAIEQGRKTYLELLELYKYCRERDEWWGYAKKDGDKINAVQTLSLPAWKFYEQIA, from the coding sequence ATGCTAACAAATAAAGAATACCACGCACGCCCTGAAATATCAAAGAGTGACCTCGACCTACTAGCCAAAAGCCCTTTGCACTTAAAAATGAAAAACGAGCTTAGGAGTGAGCCTACAAAAGCTTTACTCTTAGGCTCTGCGGTGCATAAGCTAGTATTAGAGCCAAAAGATTTTTCAAATGAATTTTGCGTAGAGCCTGAAATAGATAAACGCACCAAAGAGGGCAAAGCAATTTATAACGATTTTTTAGAAAATTTAGGCGATAAAACCTCGCTTGATATTGATACTTTTGGCTCAGCCGTAGAGATAGCAAATGCTGTTAATTCTATGCGTGAAACAGCTATATTTTTAAAAGACGGATTAGCCGAGCAAAGCTATTTTAGTGAAATAGAGGGCGTAGCGGTTAAATGTCGCCCTGATTTTTATAATGAAAAAATGGGTGCAGTAATTGATCTAAAAACAACTTCTGACGCTTCGGCCACTGGCTTTGCTAGATCGGTCGCTAGTTTTAATTACCACGTGCAAGCAGCGTTTTACAGCGATATTTTAAGAAGTTTAGGCAAAGAAGTAAATTATTTCTTGTTTATCGCTGTTGAAACAAAAGCCCCTTATTTTGTAGGTTTTTATGAACTTGACGCCGCAGCGATAGAGCAAGGACGTAAAACATATCTTGAATTGCTAGAGCTTTACAAATATTGCCGTGAGCGTGACGAGTGGTGGGGCTATGCGAAAAAAGATGGTGATAAGATAAATGCGGTGCAAACTTTGAGCTTACCAGCGTGGAAATTTTACGAGCAGATAGCATAA
- a CDS encoding type I restriction endonuclease: MEFKDQIKAIASKIEDVKGKIHTEEATKNALIMPFIQALGYDVFDPNEVVPEFTADLGIKQGEKIDYAIFKDGAPIILVECKKANADLNVNNESQLFRYFHTASAKFAILTNGIIYKFYTDLDEKNKMDTTPFLSFNILKIKDNQITELAKFQKEAFNSDEIFSVANVLRFSTEFKRVINAEMSEPSKEFIKFFIKKVYTGVVTDRIIDQFAGAIKNTIAQYITDSVNERLDAAKIDKSGDKQGLEIGDDLKMPKIITTDEEIEAFHIVRAILCQSVPLERVNYRDAQSYFAVLFDDNNRKTICRLYLSGSKKYIGIVDKKKNEDKILINSIDDIYKNGEKLISIASFYNSEK, from the coding sequence ATGGAATTTAAAGACCAAATAAAGGCTATCGCGAGCAAGATAGAGGATGTAAAAGGCAAAATCCATACAGAGGAGGCTACAAAAAATGCCCTCATTATGCCATTTATCCAAGCTTTGGGTTATGACGTATTTGACCCGAATGAGGTGGTGCCGGAATTCACGGCAGATTTAGGCATAAAACAAGGTGAAAAAATAGATTACGCCATTTTTAAAGACGGAGCGCCGATAATTCTGGTGGAGTGCAAAAAGGCTAACGCTGATCTAAACGTTAATAACGAATCACAGCTCTTTAGATATTTTCATACGGCATCGGCAAAATTTGCAATACTCACAAACGGTATTATTTACAAATTTTATACCGATCTTGACGAGAAAAACAAAATGGACACTACGCCATTTTTGAGCTTTAATATCCTAAAAATCAAAGATAATCAAATAACCGAGCTCGCAAAATTCCAAAAAGAAGCTTTTAACTCCGATGAAATTTTTAGTGTCGCAAACGTCTTAAGATTTTCAACAGAATTTAAGCGCGTGATAAATGCTGAAATGTCGGAGCCAAGCAAAGAATTCATCAAGTTTTTTATCAAAAAAGTATATACGGGCGTCGTAACGGATCGTATAATAGACCAGTTTGCAGGGGCGATAAAAAACACAATCGCGCAATACATAACCGACAGCGTAAATGAGCGGCTAGATGCTGCTAAAATAGACAAAAGCGGAGACAAGCAAGGATTAGAAATAGGCGATGACCTAAAAATGCCTAAAATCATAACGACTGACGAGGAAATAGAAGCGTTCCATATCGTCCGCGCCATTTTGTGCCAGTCGGTACCGCTAGAGCGCGTAAATTATCGCGATGCGCAATCGTATTTTGCCGTGCTGTTTGACGACAATAATCGTAAAACTATTTGTAGGCTTTATTTATCTGGTAGCAAAAAATACATCGGCATAGTAGATAAAAAGAAAAATGAGGACAAAATTTTAATCAATAGTATTGATGATATTTACAAAAACGGCGAAAAGTTGATTAGCATCGCAAGCTTTTATAACTCTGAGAAATAA
- a CDS encoding Panacea domain-containing protein → MLNYKAAIQAVDYIVKRASPDSLLDKLTILKLLFFAERYSLRKYFQSITNDQFCAMRCGPVASATYDIISFKDTVPIEQKDYAKDIISKIPPYFVKSNGSLLIRDDYDELSDTDIEALDFSIEQFGQYSSSKLIDITHKYKEWNRFEKKLRESDTSFKMEIDDFFEKTNDKTLEYSIIPDERVKISQEFYKEAIFDR, encoded by the coding sequence ATGCTAAATTACAAAGCTGCGATACAAGCTGTTGATTATATAGTAAAAAGAGCATCTCCCGATAGCTTATTAGATAAGCTCACGATTTTGAAATTACTATTTTTTGCAGAAAGGTATAGCCTAAGGAAGTATTTCCAATCAATCACCAATGATCAATTTTGTGCTATGAGATGTGGTCCAGTGGCTAGTGCAACTTATGATATTATTAGCTTCAAAGATACTGTCCCTATTGAGCAAAAGGACTACGCCAAAGATATAATAAGCAAAATTCCACCATATTTTGTAAAATCAAATGGCTCACTCTTAATAAGAGACGACTATGATGAGCTGAGTGACACGGATATTGAAGCGTTAGATTTCTCAATAGAACAATTCGGTCAGTATAGCTCAAGCAAGTTAATAGATATAACCCACAAATATAAAGAGTGGAATAGATTCGAGAAAAAACTAAGAGAGAGCGATACAAGCTTTAAAATGGAAATAGATGACTTTTTTGAAAAAACAAACGATAAGACATTAGAATATTCTATAATCCCTGATGAACGCGTAAAAATAAGCCAAGAATTTTATAAAGAAGCTATATTTGATAGATAA
- a CDS encoding thermonuclease family protein codes for MIRFLLFIYPLFLFAFPAKVIKISDGDTITVLSGKEQTKVRLYGIDAPEKKQDYNQKT; via the coding sequence GTGATCCGTTTTTTACTTTTCATCTACCCTTTATTTTTATTTGCTTTCCCTGCCAAAGTCATAAAAATATCTGACGGCGACACTATCACTGTGTTAAGTGGCAAAGAGCAAACAAAGGTCAGACTATACGGCATTGACGCCCCAGAGAAAAAGCAAGACTACAATCAAAAGACCTAA